The Marinifilum sp. JC120 genome segment ATGCGTCACACCACTACCTTTGTTCCGGTAGGACATATGATTTTTAAAGGAACGGATTATTTACAGACCCGGCTTGACCAGTAGTGTCGCGTACATCAAATTCATATTAAATATAGATTTATTTTGAGGTCGTCACACAAGGATGGTTCGGGCCGGAAGGGAGATGGAAAGTGAAGCCTGAATTTGAAACCTGCTACGTTAATCTTCCTCTGCGTTATATTTACAATTCTCCAGAGTATCTGGATTTCTTCATTGAAAATTCAATACAGCCTGAATTGGGGCTTGATTGTCTTGGTGATGAATGTTTGAGCATGGATTGGCTCATGGCCATCAGAGACCGTCTTGATGAGGCTGAGCTGGGCTGTACCGTGCATCTGCCGTTTCTGGATCTCAAACCATCCAGCCTGAATCCCGCAATCCGTAACGCATCCATAGATACTCTGCATACCGCCTTTGAATTGGCAAAAGTTTTCTCTCCGAAACGGATGGTCATGCATCCTTCTTTCACATCATGGCTGGAGCCGCCTCTTTTTGAGCGTGCTTACGTCAACTGCGTTGAAGGGATTCGCCGCTTGAGCAACTTATGGCCGGATCATCCCCCACTTTGTCTTGAGAACACTTATGAATTTACCCCGGAGCCTATTGTGCGCTTGGTCAAAGATCTCGGTCGGGAGAACATAGGTATTTGTTTTGATCTCGGGCACTGGCATTCTTTTTCCAAAGGCTACGAGCATGGAGATTTTGATCTCTGGTTTGATGCTTTTGCGCCGCATATCAAGCATCTTCATCTGCATGATAATCACGGTAGTAAGGACGAGCATCTTGCCCTCGGGCAGGGTAGCATGAATTGGGATTATATCGTTACCCGCACTGCTGAGCTTGATCCGATGCCTACGTTCACCCTTGAGCCGCATAATCGTGATGATTTTACCCTGACCTACGCTTATTTCAGGGAGCACGTAGCGGCTAGGTTGTTTTAATAAAAGTGAATTAAACACAAAAATCCCCGCAAAGTTAAACTTTGCGGGGATTTTTGTGTTTAATTATATTAACTTCCGATCATTTTTTCGGGCAGATAGAATACTATTTCCGGGAACATGGTTACCAGAATTACCATCAGAACCATAATTACGAAGAATGGGAAGGTCGCCTTGAGGATGTCCTTTACGTCGTCTCCGGTAATGTACTGGATGACGAAGATGGAGAATCCAACGGGCGGCGTTACCTGTGATAGCTCGACCATGAATACTACAAAGATACCGAACCAGAGCGGATCGAATCCGGCTGCGGTTACGATGGGTAGCACGATGGGCAGGGTCATTACTACGATGGAAATACCGTCGAGGATCATGCCCAGCATGACGTACATGATACCCAGAACAAAGATAAGCATGTACGGCGAAAGGTCCAAGGTAGCGATATATTTGCTGAGTGCAGTGGCAATGCCGAGGAAACCGACAACCTGTGAAAGGAAGGCCGCACCACAGATAATGAAGCAGATCATGCCGCTTGTTTTTACTGCCGAAAGCAGGGCTTCCTTGAAATTGGACAGGGTCAGGTTCTTGAACCAAACGGCGATGCCAAGTGCGCCGAGCACACCGATAACTGCCGCTTCAGTGGGAGTGGTCAATCCGGCGTAAATGCCGCCGAGTACCACGGTAATGAGCAGGAAGACCGGGAAAAGGTCTTTCAAGGATTCAATGCGCTGGGCAGTGGTGAATTCTTCCTTGTCCTGCGGAACCAGTGTCGGGTCCATCATGCAGCGTACAATGATGTATGCGGAATAGACGCCGGCGAGGGTCAGCCCTGGAATTACCCCGGCAATAAAGAGCTGTCCGATGGATGTGTCGGAGAGGATGCCGTAGATAATCATGATTAGGCTGGGCGGGATCAGGAAGCCCAGAGTGCCGGACCCGGCAAGGGAACCGATGGCAAGACTTTTGTGGTAGCCGCGTTCGGAAAGTTCATTGAAAGTGATCTTTCCCACGGTGGCGGTGGTTGCCGCACTGGAGCCGGACACCGCTGCAAAAAGGGAACAGGCCACTACATT includes the following:
- a CDS encoding TRAP transporter large permease subunit, coding for MISDPLMLAVVLVGGMVLFLLSGLWIGFSLYAAAICGMLFCKMNLPPTISIWDKIGDLMANSLWNTMNSWPLSALPLFILMGEILYRTSISTRLLNGLVPWLSNIPGRLYHINVVACSLFAAVSGSSAATTATVGKITFNELSERGYHKSLAIGSLAGSGTLGFLIPPSLIMIIYGILSDTSIGQLFIAGVIPGLTLAGVYSAYIIVRCMMDPTLVPQDKEEFTTAQRIESLKDLFPVFLLITVVLGGIYAGLTTPTEAAVIGVLGALGIAVWFKNLTLSNFKEALLSAVKTSGMICFIICGAAFLSQVVGFLGIATALSKYIATLDLSPYMLIFVLGIMYVMLGMILDGISIVVMTLPIVLPIVTAAGFDPLWFGIFVVFMVELSQVTPPVGFSIFVIQYITGDDVKDILKATFPFFVIMVLMVILVTMFPEIVFYLPEKMIGS
- a CDS encoding sugar phosphate isomerase/epimerase is translated as MKPEFETCYVNLPLRYIYNSPEYLDFFIENSIQPELGLDCLGDECLSMDWLMAIRDRLDEAELGCTVHLPFLDLKPSSLNPAIRNASIDTLHTAFELAKVFSPKRMVMHPSFTSWLEPPLFERAYVNCVEGIRRLSNLWPDHPPLCLENTYEFTPEPIVRLVKDLGRENIGICFDLGHWHSFSKGYEHGDFDLWFDAFAPHIKHLHLHDNHGSKDEHLALGQGSMNWDYIVTRTAELDPMPTFTLEPHNRDDFTLTYAYFREHVAARLF